From the Gammaproteobacteria bacterium genome, the window CGGCAAATCGCCGAGATTGCCGCACGCGATCAGTTCCAGCTCTCGGTACACGCCATCGGCGATCGCGCCAACCGCGAAGTGCTGGATCTGTATCAGAGGATTTTCACCGCAGATCCGGCCGCGCACGCGCTGCGCTGGCGCATCGAACATGCACAGCACTTGAACCCCGGCGACATTCCGCGCTTCGCCAAACTTGGAGTAATTGCCTCCATGCAATCCATCCATGCGTGCTCGGACGCGCCGATGGTGATTCCGCGCCTGGGTGAGCAGCGCGCAAAAGAAGGCGCCTACGTGTGGCACGCGCTCATCGAGTCGGGCACCATGGTGCTCGATGGCACCGACACACCGGTCGAGGACACCAATCCGATCCCGAATTTCTACTGCGGCGTGACGCGCGGCTACGGCGCCGGGAGATACTTCTTCCCGGATCAGGTCAAGACGCGCATGCAGGAGCTGCGCTCTTACACCTGGAACAACGCCTACGCGATATTCGAGGATCAGGAACTCGGCTCACTCGTGCCCGGCAAACTCGCCGACCTGGACGTGTTCTCGGGCAATCTGCTGACGCTGCCCGTGGGCGACATCCTGCGCACGCGCGTGCTGTACACCATCGTCGGCGGCAAGATCGTGTACCAGCGGCCGGGCGCGGAAAACTGGCGCAGCGGCCAGTTATTCGAACCCATGCCGGAGTTCAACCACGTGCAGTAAAGGCATGAGCGCGGCAGTGCGCATCCACAGCTTCACGCGCCCACGTGCAGAATCTTGAAGCTGTTGGTGCCGCCGGTCACGCCGCTGAGTTCGCCCTTGGTGCAGATCACGTAATCGCCGTTCTTCACCAGCTCGCGTTTGCGCAGCTCGCCCACGGCGCTTTCCAACACGCGATCGGCGTTCTCGTGCAGCACGTCGAAGGCCACCGGGTACACGCCGCGGTACAAGGTCACGCGCCGGCGCGTGGCTTCGTGGCGGGTCATGGCGTAGATCGGGATGCCGGAGCTGATGCGCGACATCCACAGCGGGGTCGAACCGGACTCGGTGAGCGCGATGATGGCCTTCACGTCCATGTGGTTGGCGGTGTACATCACCGCCATGGCAATGGCTTCGTCCACGCGCTCGATGTGCTGTTCCTGACGGCGCGCGGAACGCAAGGTTACGCGCTGGCGCTCGGCGCCCTCGCAGACCCGTGCCATGGCCTCCACGGTCTTGACCGGGTATTTTCCGGCGGCGGTCTCCGCCGACAGCATCACCGCATCGGTGCCGTCCATGACCGCATTCGCCACGTCCAGCACCTCGGCGCGCGTCGGCACCGGGCTCGCGATCATGGATTCCATCATCTGCGTGGCGGTGATCACCACGCGCTGCAGTTCGCGGGCGCGGTGGATGATGAGCTTCTGGATGCCGGGCAGTTCGGCATCGCCGATTTCCACCGCCAGATCGCCGCGCGCCACCATGACCGCATCGCTGGCCTTGATAATGCCGTCCAGATTCTGGATGGCCTCGGCGCGCTCGATTTTGGCGACGATTCCCGCCTTGCTGCCGGCTGCGCGCAACAGACTGCGTGCCCTTTCGATGTCGGCCGCATCGCGCGGAAACGATACCGCGAGATAATCCACGCCCAATTGCTCGGCGAACTTGACGTCGCGCAGATCCTTGTCGGTGAGCGCGGCCGCAGACAGTCCGCCGCCCTGACGGTTGATGCCCTTGTGGTCGGAAAGCTCGCCGCCGTTCTCCACGCGGCACAGGATGCGCGCACCCTTGACGCTGTCCACCCTCAGGGTGATTTCGCCGTCGCCCAGCACCAGCAGGTCGCCGGTTTTGACGTCGGAAGGCAGCGCCTTGTAGCTCAGCCCGACGCTTTCGCTGCTGCCGGCGTTGTCCGGCAATTGCGCATCGAGCGTGAACGCCTGGCCGTCCTTGAGCGTGACCTTGCCGTCGCGGAATTTCTCGATGCGGATCTTGGGGCCCTGCAAATCGCCGAGCACGCCCACGTCCTTGCCGACCCTGGCGGACGCGGCGCGCAGCTCCTGCACGCGGCGTTGGTGGTCGGCAGCTTCGCCGTGGGAAAAATTCAGCCGCACCACGTCTACGCCTGCACGCACGATGGCTTCCAGCGTCTCCGGCTTGTCGGTCGCGGGCCCGAGCGTGGCGACAATTTTTGTTCTGCGCGGCATGGCCTAATTATGCGCTGTGCTTTTCGGGATTGCGAACGCGCGGGAAAAAACAGTTGCGAGTGAGAAAGTGAGGCCGTGACACCTCACTCCTCACTCCTCACACCCTCACTTCGTTCTTCCAGCATCGCCACCGCCGGCAGCTTCCGGCCTTCGAGAAATTCAAGAAACGCGCCGCCGCCGGTGGATATATAGGAGATGCGATCGGCCACGCCATACTTGTCGAGTGCCGCGAGTGTGTCGCCACCGCCGGCGATGGAAAATGCCGGGCTCTCGGCCACGGCCTCCGCCACCGCACGCGTGCCTTCGCCGAACTGATCGAACTCGAATACACCCACCGGACCGTTCCACACAATGGTGCCGGCCTGTTTCAGGAATTGCGCATACAGCTCCGCGGTATCCGGGCCGATGTCGAGAATCATCTCGTCCGCGCCCACCTCGCCCACTTTGCGCACATCGGCCTCCGCGCTCGCAGCAAACTCCCGCGCCACGACCACGTCCACGGGCAGCGGAACGCTCCCCTTGCGCGCGCGTGCCGTCTCCATGAGCCGCTTGGCCTCGGGGATCAAATCCGGTTCATACAGCGATTTGCCGATCTTGTGGCCCGCCGCGGCAATGAAGGTATTCGCGATGCCGCCGCCGACGATCAACTGGTCCACCACTTTGATCAGCGCATCCAGCACCGTGAGTTTGCTGGACACCTTGGACCCCGCGACAATCGCCACCAGTGGCCGTGCCGGATTTTGCATTGCGCGCGCCAGGGCTTCCAGCTCGCCGGCCAACAAAGGCCCCGCACACGCGATGGGCGCGTATTTGGCCACCCCGTGTGTGGAAGCTTCGGCGCGGTGCGCGGTGCCGAATGCGTCCATCACGTAGATGTCGCAGAGCGCCGCCATCTTGCGCGCCAGAGCATCGTCATCTTTTTTCTCGCCCTTGAGAAAGCGCACGTTTTCGCAGAGCACGGCTGCACCGGGCGCAACAGCTACGCCCTTGAGCCAATGCCCGGCCAGCGGCACATTCACGCCCAGAAGCTCGCTGAGCCGGGCGGCCACCGGCGCAAGCGAAAGGGCCGCATCGAATTCGCCCTCTTTCGGTCGGCCGAGATGCGACATGAGCATGACGCGCGCGCCGGCCTTGAGCGCCTGCTGAATCGTCGGCAGCGCGGCGCGGATACGCGCGTCGCTGGTGATTCGGCCGGTCTCGTCCAGCGGTACGTTGAAATCCTCGCGGATCAGCACGCGCTTGCCGCGCAGATCGAGGTCCGTCATCTTGATCAAATGCATATTTGCTCTTATACGCTAGGACATGGTGAGGGTGAGGCCGCGCACTTCGTGCGCTGGTGAGGGAGTGAGGCGTGAGGTAAAGAAACTATGCCAACAGCATCGCCACTCCTGCTCCTCACTTCCTCACTCCTCACCCCTCACTCTTATTTCGCGTTCCAGAATGCCAGCGCAACATCCAGCATGCGGTTGCTGAAACCCCACTCGTTGTCGTACCAGCCGCAGACCTTCACCAGCCGGCCCAGGGCCCTGGTCATCCACGCATCGTAGGTGCAGGACGCCGGGTTGTGATTGAAGTCCACCGACACCAGCGGCTTGTCGTTGTAGTCCAGCACGCCTTTCAAACTACCGGCACTGGCCTTTTTCATGATGCCGTCAATTTCGTTCTTGCTGGCGTCGCGCCCGGCAAGAATCGTAAGGTCCACGATTGACACGTTGATGGTAGGCACGCGGATCGCGAAGCCGTCGAGTTTGCCGGCGAGTTCCGGCAGCACCAGGCCGATGGCGGACGCCGCGCCGGTCTTGGTGGGAATCATGGATTGCGTCGCCGAGCGCGCGCGCCGCAGGTCCTTGTGATACACGTCGGTCAGCACCTGATCGTTGGTGTAGCTGTGCACGGTGTTCATGAGGCCGCCGACGATGCCGACGCTCTCGTTCAGCACCTTGGCGAGCGGCGCGAGGCAGTTGGTGGTACAGGAGGCATTCGAGATCACGGTGTGTGAAGCCTTCAGAATGCCGTGATTGACGCCGTACACCACGGTCGCGTCCACGCCTTCGGCGGGAGCGGAAATCAGCACTTTCTTTGCGCCGCCCTGCAGGTGCACCGCGGCCTTGGCCTTGCTCGCGAACAGTCCGGTGGACTCGATCACGAGTTCCGCGCCCGCGCTCGCCCAGGGAATTTTCGCCGGGTCGCGCTCCGCGAACACACGGATGCGGTCACCGTTCACGACGATGGCATCGCCCTCCACGGTCACGCTGCCGGGAAATTTTCCGTGCGCGGTGTCGTACTGGGTCAGGTGCGCGTTGGTCGCGGCGTCGCCCAGATCGTTGATGGCGACGATCTTCAAATCGTTCTTGTGCGACCCCTCATAAAGCGCGCGCAAGATGTTGCGGCCAATGCGGCCGTAACCGTTAATGCCAATCTTGACAGCCATCGTCTTGCTCCTTGTCAGTCAGTTCATTCTGAAATCACGTGCTGCGTACTGAGTGCTGCGTCAAAGTCAAAGCTTCTTGCGCAGCCCGCGGCACCGGGCACCCAGTACCTTCTCATTGGCCGAGCGCCGCCTTCACATTCGCGACGACGTTCTCCACGGTGAAACCAAATTCCTTGAAGACCTCTTCGCCCGGCGCCGAAGCGCCGTAATGGTCAATCCCGACCACGCGTCCTCGGTCACCCACGTAGCGCGGCCAGAATCCGGTGACTCCAGCTTCCACTGCCACGCGCGCCGTGACCGCTCGCGGCAACACGTATTCGTGCCAGTCCTTGTCCTGGACGTCGAACACACTGGTGCAGGGCATCGAGACCACGCGTACGCGCAGTTTTTGTTTGGCGAGTTCCCTGGCGGCGTTCACCGCGAGGCCCACTTCCGAGCCGGTGGCGATGAGGATGGCATCCGGCGCACCTTCGGTATCCACCAATATATAGGCGCCGCGGCGGATGTCGCGCACCTGCGCCGTGCTGCGCGTCTGGTGCGGCAGACTCTGGCGCGAGAGCGCGAGCGCGGTGGGTCCCCGGCGGCGTTCGATGGCGGCTTGCCAGGCCACCGCGGTTTCGACGTCGTCACAGGGGCGCCAGAGTTCCAGGCCCGGCATGAGGCGCAGACTTGCCAGATGTTCGATGGGCTGGTGCGTGGGGCCGTCGCCGCCGAGCCCGATGGAATCGTGCGTATATATAAGAATGCTGCCCGCGCCCATGAACGAGGCCAGGCGTACCGCATTGCGGGCGTAATCGGAAAACGTCAGGAACGTGCCGCCATAGGGGATCAGCCCGCCATGCAGCGCCATCGCATTGAGGATCGTGGTCATGGAAAACTCGCGCACGCCGAAGTGCAGGTAGTTGCCGTCGAAATTGTCGCGGCTGATGACACGCGAACCTTTCCAGAAGGTATCGTTGGACTCGGTGAGATCCGCCGAGCCGCCGACCAGCTCGGGCAGCAACGGTCCGAAGGCGTTGAGCGCCTGCTGCGATGCCTTGCGCGTCGCCATGTCGGCACCCTTGGCGGCAATCCCGGTCACCACCTGTTCCGCCTGTTTGGTCCAGTTCTCCGGCAGCCGCCCGGCCGCGCGGCGTTCGAACTCGGCCGCCAGTTCCGGATATGACTTGCGGTATTCCGCGAACAGCTTGTTCCAGTTGTCCTCGAAAGCCCGGCCGCGCGCCTTGGCGTCCCACGCGGCGTAATATTCCTTCGGAATCTCGAACGGCGGATATTTCCAGCCGAGCGCGACGCGCGCGGCCGCGACTTCCTCGGCGCCGAGCGCCGAGCCGTGACACGCCGCCGTGCCCTGCTTGTGCGGGGCGCCGTAACCGATGATGGTCTTGCAGCAGAGGATCGAGGGGCGATCGGTGACCGCACGCGCCTCTTCGATCGCGCGCTTGACCGCCGCGCCGTCCATGCCGTCCACGTTGCGCACCGCGTGCCAGCCATAGGCTTCGAAACGCTTGGGCACATCGTCCGTGAACCAGCCCTTCACGTGCCCGTCGATGGAAATGCCGTTGTCATCGTAAAACGCGATCAACTTGCCCAAGCCGAGCGTGCCCGCAAGCGAGCAGGCGCCGTGCGAGATTTCCTCCATCAGGCAGCCGTCGCCGCAAAACACATAGGTGTGATGGTCCACGATCTTGAAGCCGGGGCGGTTGAATTGCTGCGCCAGCAACCGTTCCGCAAGCGCAAATCCCACGGCGTTGCCCAAGCCCTGGCCGAGCGGCCCGGTGGTGGTCTCCACGCCGGGCGTGACGCCGTACTCGGGATGGCCCGGAGTTTTCGAATGCAACTGCCGCAGGCGCTCGATCTCGGCCATCGGCAGGTCGTAGCCCGAGAGATGCAGCGCCGCGTACTGCAGCATGCAGCCGTGGCCGTTCGAGAGCAGAAACCGGTCGCGGTCCGGCCAGTGGGGATCGGCGGGATTGTGCTTCAGGTAATCGTTCCACAGCACTTCGGCGATGTCCGCCATGCCCATGGGCATGCCGGGATGACCGGATTTGGCGCGCTCCACCGCATCCATGGCAAGCACGCGAATGCAATTTGCGAGTTCGCGGCGAGAGGACATTGGAATCTCCACTCAGGCAGGGTGTCTATTTTCGCGCACGTCGCACTCAGGTACAACTCGACCGCGTAAAATGTCGTCCGTTGTAAAGTGAGGCGACCTTGCCTTGAGCAAGCCATATCAACAGGAACTCGAAGTGCGCTGGGCTGATCTCGACCCCAACGGCCACATGCGCCACACCGCCTACATGGACTGCGCGGCGCAGGCGCGCGTCGGTTTCCTGAACGCCGACGGCTTCACGCTGGAGCGCTTCCGCGCACTCGGCATCGGCCCGGTGCTGTTCCGCGAGGAAGCCCAGTACCTGCGCGAAGTGCGCGCCAACGAGCGCCTGCGCGTCACCACGGAGATCGCGGGGCTCTCGCCCAACCGCAAGCACTGGCGCATCCGCCACCAGATTTTCAAGGCGGACGGCGAACTCGCCTGCGTGGTAAACGTACAGGGCGCGTGGCTGGACCTGAGGGCGCGCAAAATCGTGCCGTCGCCCGCGGAGCTGACCCAGGCGATGGAGAAGGTCCCGCGCACCCAGGATTTTGCCGAGTTCGAGCCCCGCAAGCCCGCGTGATTCGCGTTTCCAGCGTCGCCATTGATGTGGAGAAGCCCCGCAAATCCCCCCTCACCCCCCTTTTCCAAAGTGGGGCACGCCGCAGTAGAACGTGCCGATACAACACCGCGCTTCGCCCCCCCTTTTTGCAAAGGGGACGCTGCAGCAAGATGTGCCAATCCAGCGCGGCGATTCCCCTTCCCCCCTTTGCAAAGGGGGGCGCGCCGCAGGCGCGGGGGGATTTGACGCCGCGGCACCAGCAAGACCGAGCTGTTCCTGCTGCCAGCCATTCAGGTGTTCCCTTCCGGCGAGTACGCCTGAAGATTAAGCAAACTTAATGCACGAGTTCGTGCGAAACAGGCAACAGCAACTAAACTTGATTTTCCCGCGCCGCTTCAAGAGGCGAACCATGCCGTTACGCAGCCTGCTGCTTTGCCTCTGCCTTGCGCCCGTGAGTGGCGTATTTGCCGGGACAGCGCCGCCGCCCGCCGCGGCGTCCGCCACCGTAGCCCTGCACGTCACTTACCAGGTCACGGAAAAACCCGCGAAATGTCCCGCGGGAATGCATCCGCAAGGTGGCTGCGTGTGGTTGATCGGCACAACACTCGAATCCGCCGCCCGCTGGCCCGAAATGCGCCGGCTTGCGATTGTGGATGCTCCCGCGCCGGGGCTGCCCGCAGGTTGCGACACCGCCACCAGCAGCGGCGTACTCTACGGCAAACACGGGAATGTTCATTTCAAAGGCAGGGGCTATTACTGTCCGAAAACCGACACCGCCTTGTACCGCTACACTCTCGACGCAGCGCAGGCGAAGCGTCATGACCTGCCCGTGCATGGCACGATCCGTTACACCGGCAGCAGCAACTCCGAGATCTTTGCGTCTTCCGACCAATAACATCACGAGGGTCCAGCCATGAAAACACCCGTACTTCCCTCTCTTTTGCTCGCTCTGTTACCGCTCCCCACGTTGGCGGCACCCACACTGCTCACGCCGCAAGCCGTCATCAAGATTCCCGGCGGCGAACACGGCATCGGTTTTGACGACATCGGCTACGCCGCGGCCTTGAACCGCATCACGGTTCCGGCGGGCGCCACAGGCAATCTGGTGCTGATTGATCCCGCCACCGACGCGCTCACCGTCATTCCCGGCGTAAGCGCACCGCCCGCGAACAGCAAGGAGCGCCGCGAGGGCACCAGCTCCGCCATGTATGCCGAAGGGTTCCTGTTTGCGAGTGATCACGACCCAGCCGAAGTCGTGGCCATCAATCCGCATAGCAAGGCCATCGTGGGACGCACCGCACTCGAAAGCGGACCGGACTATGTGCGCTACGTGGCTCGCACCCATGAAATCTGGGTGACCGAACCGGAAAAAGAGCAGATACAGGTTTTCAAATTATCCGTGTCCTCAAAGCCCATACTTACGCAGGAAGCCGTCATTCACATCGCCGGCGGTCCGGAATCTCTCGAAATAGACGATGCACGCAACCGCGTCTACTCCAATCTCTGGAAGGACAAGACGGTTGAAATGGAACTCACCACGCACAAGGTGCTGGCCGAATGGCCGAATACCTGCAAAGGCTCGCGTGGCCTCGCGCTGGATGAGGAACGCGACCACCTGTTCGTGGCCTGTACCGAAGGCAAGGTGGCGGTGCTCTCGCCCGGCGAACACGGCAAAGTGCTGGCGAGCGCGCCGGCCGGCGCCGGCATAGACATCATCAGCTACAACCCGGCGCTGCATCATCTGTACGTGCCCGGTGCACGTGCCGCCACGCTCACGATCTTCGATGTGTCTCCGGCCGGCGCACTCGAGGCGCTCGCCGTTTACAAAACCGCCGAGCATGCCCACTGTGTCACCGACGACAACCACGGTCACGTCTTCGTCTGCGACCCGCGCGGCGGCGACATTCTGAAAATAGACGACCGCTGAGCTACCTTCGTTCGCCCTGAGCGTAGTACCGCAGGTACGAAGTCGAGGGGTGGAGTACGGGAATTTACCGTGCTCCGACTTCGCGGGACGGCATTCCGCTACGCTCAGCACGAACGCTTTAAGATTCTGAATGGTCTCTGGAAATGATCACTATTGGTTCAGCCATTTAGGGCCACTGACAAACGGATTGCCGCGCTCATAGAAACGCAGCCGGCGGTCCGCGTCCTTGGTGATGCCGATGCGCACGCCGCGGCCGATGCGTCCAACCGGCCGCAAGGCGTGCGCCAGCCACAGCGGGCCTTGGGCACACAAGTCCAGGCCGTCCAGTTTCATGGTCACGCGCAGTGCCGCCGCCAGGCGTCCCGGCCCGCGCGCCAGATCCTTGTCCGCGACATGGCTGCGGCCGCGCTTCATCAGCTCCTCGCCAGCCAGCGGCTCCAGTGCGCGGAACAACACGGCCGCGCCCACCCCCTCCTTTTCCGCGCTCACGTTCAGCATGTAGTAATTGCCGTAAATGAAATACACGTAGGCATGCCCGGGCGGCAGAAACAGCGAACGGTTGCGCTTGGTCATGCCGTTGAACGCGTGACAGGCCTTGTCGTAAGGCAGATAGGCTTCGGTTTCCACGATACGCCCGATGATCCGGCGTTGAGGCAGTTCGCGCACAAGCGTCTTGCCGATGAGATACCGCGCAAGTTTGGTCGCGGCCACGGGCAGGCTGCGGCGTGACAACCGCCGCAAGGAACTGATGGACGACGTCGGGATGCTCACGCGATCAGCTTCACGAGCCGGGTTCGCCCGTCTCACGCTGGACAACGTAAACCGTGCCGCGGCATGGCCACCCTCTCATCGAGATTCCCATGCACCCACTATGGCATACGGCACACTCATGGGAAATAAAAAGCCCCGCCGCGAACGGCAGGGCTTTTCATCGTCTGAATCAAATCAGACACACCGCAGATTTACCACCGAGAGCGGTTACCACCACCATTACCGCCACCGCCAGAGCGGAAGCCACCGGTACGCGGCTTGTCGGTGGCAACGCTGACCTTGAGCGGACGACCGCTGAGGTCCTTGCCATTCTGCTCGAGCGCCTTCTCCGCCGCGGCCTGGGTCGCGAAGGTGATGAATCCGAAGCCCTTGGGGCGGCCGGTATCGCGATCCATGATCAGGGCCAGTTCTGAAATTTCGCCGTACTGGGAAAAGATTCCGCGCAACTGCGTTTCATCCACCGAGTAAGGAAAATTTCCCACATACAGTTTGTTCTGTGACATTGCAATCTCTCTTAAAAGTAATGGATAACTTGAACGTTTGTTCTCGAAAACAGTGGCGGGTAATGACTGTCAGAAGCCATCTCAAAAATGACTGGGTACGCGCAGAGCACGACTGGCATTAGCGGGAAACGGGGGCGTACAGGGCGGTACACAAACGAGGTACGGGGATGTACGGGTGCCGCGCAAGCCCTGAAAGTCCCCGGTCGGGGAGGAAACAGGATGCCGAAGCGGCGATTCCGAGCTGACGCTACTGGGCTTTGCCAGACGCAGTGGTTTTTGAGATGGCTTCTGAATACCGCTGACTGTGTTGAGAACGCGCGCTTTATACCACGTCCTGCGGAATATAGATAGCAAAGACAGAAGCTAGACGGAGCTATGGCCGTTTTGCTCGATGTTCTCGAGACCACAAAATGTACACAGCCGTGTCTTGCATGCTCCCCGGGCCGGGACTCCCCGAACTGCGTGGAGAACGCCATGAGTTCGCTAGTGGGTCCGCGTCGCAAAGGAAGTGGCGAAGCCATCCTGATCAGGATTTTAGCGGCTGGGGACGTGTGGCTCCGATAGGCAAATCCACCGCCCGCTTCATCTGGGGCGTATCAAAGATGCCGGGGTCACGCAGATAATCCTGCATCATCTCCAGCGAATCCTGGCCCCAGAACAACTGCTCCCCGATAAGGAAAGTCGGTACGCCGAAAACGCCTTTGGATATGGCGGTATCGGTGTTGGTTTTCAACTTCGCCTTGATTCCGGGATCAGCCAATGTCGCCTGAGCATCCTTGATTCCAAGCCGCCGCCCCAGCTCGGCAATTTCCCCGGGGTCCTGTAAATCCCGCCCTTCCTGCCAGATCATGTCGAATGCAACCGCCACATTCGCAGGATTTGGCCCGGCGGCAATGAGCAATCGCTGCGCGGCCAGTGAATTGAAGGGATGCGAGGGCGGCATCTTGAACGGAATCCCCAGATTGCCTGCGAGCCACGTCACATACCGATAGGTGTAGGTTCGTTTGGCCGGGATTTCCGCCGGACCCTTTTGGTCCCAGTGCTTCAGCAGCCCTGCGAGCAGGACGGGAACGTATTCAATTTCAAGGGACTCAGGGAGCTTGTGCAACAGTTTGAGATGCAGATACGCAAACGGAGAAATCACATCAAAATACCAATTCGCGCGAGTCATCTTGCACTCCAGCACAGACATGAAACTGTAGTCTGCCACTGATTATTTAGATATTCGCTCTGACCCCATTTCTCCCACCTTTCTCCTCAGCACGCGGTCCGTTACCAAACCCGCGGCAGCGTGTGCCAGATGACGTAAGCGACCATCGCAAACAGGAACACGCCAAAAATCCGTCTGAGTAGCGCCTGCGGCAGGCGCTTCGCGAACTGATGTCCGGCGAGACTTCCGGCCGCGCCGACGAGCACGAACACGCCGATGATCCGCCAGTCCACGTGCAGGCCTTGCGCCGACAGCGAGAGCAGATGGCGCACGAAGCCCGTGAATGCCGCCAGCATGATGACCACCAGACTGGTGGCGACCGCCTGGCGCATATCGAGCCCCCCGAGAAGCACCAGCGCAGGCACGATCAGAAACCCGCCGCCCACGCCCACGATACCGGCCAGTACGCCGACGCCGAATCCAATGAGCACGATCTTCCAGAGCACGTGGCGGCGGGGTTCCGCGGCTTCGGTGACACGCCGTCGCAGCATCATAACCGCCGCGGTCAGCATTACCGCGGCGAATATCAGCAGTTGCACCTCGCCGGAAAGGAATTCCGCAATCCAGGCTCCGGCCCAGGCCCCGGCCATGTCCGGAATTCCAAACCACAGCACCCAGCGCCACTGCACCAGCCGCTGCCGGGCATACGGCAGC encodes:
- a CDS encoding thioesterase family protein, whose protein sequence is MSKPYQQELEVRWADLDPNGHMRHTAYMDCAAQARVGFLNADGFTLERFRALGIGPVLFREEAQYLREVRANERLRVTTEIAGLSPNRKHWRIRHQIFKADGELACVVNVQGAWLDLRARKIVPSPAELTQAMEKVPRTQDFAEFEPRKPA
- a CDS encoding RNA-binding protein, whose translation is MSQNKLYVGNFPYSVDETQLRGIFSQYGEISELALIMDRDTGRPKGFGFITFATQAAAEKALEQNGKDLSGRPLKVSVATDKPRTGGFRSGGGGNGGGNRSRW
- the gap gene encoding type I glyceraldehyde-3-phosphate dehydrogenase; translation: MAVKIGINGYGRIGRNILRALYEGSHKNDLKIVAINDLGDAATNAHLTQYDTAHGKFPGSVTVEGDAIVVNGDRIRVFAERDPAKIPWASAGAELVIESTGLFASKAKAAVHLQGGAKKVLISAPAEGVDATVVYGVNHGILKASHTVISNASCTTNCLAPLAKVLNESVGIVGGLMNTVHSYTNDQVLTDVYHKDLRRARSATQSMIPTKTGAASAIGLVLPELAGKLDGFAIRVPTINVSIVDLTILAGRDASKNEIDGIMKKASAGSLKGVLDYNDKPLVSVDFNHNPASCTYDAWMTRALGRLVKVCGWYDNEWGFSNRMLDVALAFWNAK
- the tkt gene encoding transketolase: MSSRRELANCIRVLAMDAVERAKSGHPGMPMGMADIAEVLWNDYLKHNPADPHWPDRDRFLLSNGHGCMLQYAALHLSGYDLPMAEIERLRQLHSKTPGHPEYGVTPGVETTTGPLGQGLGNAVGFALAERLLAQQFNRPGFKIVDHHTYVFCGDGCLMEEISHGACSLAGTLGLGKLIAFYDDNGISIDGHVKGWFTDDVPKRFEAYGWHAVRNVDGMDGAAVKRAIEEARAVTDRPSILCCKTIIGYGAPHKQGTAACHGSALGAEEVAAARVALGWKYPPFEIPKEYYAAWDAKARGRAFEDNWNKLFAEYRKSYPELAAEFERRAAGRLPENWTKQAEQVVTGIAAKGADMATRKASQQALNAFGPLLPELVGGSADLTESNDTFWKGSRVISRDNFDGNYLHFGVREFSMTTILNAMALHGGLIPYGGTFLTFSDYARNAVRLASFMGAGSILIYTHDSIGLGGDGPTHQPIEHLASLRLMPGLELWRPCDDVETAVAWQAAIERRRGPTALALSRQSLPHQTRSTAQVRDIRRGAYILVDTEGAPDAILIATGSEVGLAVNAARELAKQKLRVRVVSMPCTSVFDVQDKDWHEYVLPRAVTARVAVEAGVTGFWPRYVGDRGRVVGIDHYGASAPGEEVFKEFGFTVENVVANVKAALGQ
- a CDS encoding sulfite exporter TauE/SafE family protein, with translation MLLALLGAVLIGLVLGLLGSGGSILTVPVLLYLVHMPDKLAIGASLGIVGGISLVGALPYARQRLVQWRWVLWFGIPDMAGAWAGAWIAEFLSGEVQLLIFAAVMLTAAVMMLRRRVTEAAEPRRHVLWKIVLIGFGVGVLAGIVGVGGGFLIVPALVLLGGLDMRQAVATSLVVIMLAAFTGFVRHLLSLSAQGLHVDWRIIGVFVLVGAAGSLAGHQFAKRLPQALLRRIFGVFLFAMVAYVIWHTLPRVW
- a CDS encoding DNA-3-methyladenine glycosylase, producing the protein MSIPTSSISSLRRLSRRSLPVAATKLARYLIGKTLVRELPQRRIIGRIVETEAYLPYDKACHAFNGMTKRNRSLFLPPGHAYVYFIYGNYYMLNVSAEKEGVGAAVLFRALEPLAGEELMKRGRSHVADKDLARGPGRLAAALRVTMKLDGLDLCAQGPLWLAHALRPVGRIGRGVRIGITKDADRRLRFYERGNPFVSGPKWLNQ
- the pyk gene encoding pyruvate kinase; the protein is MPRRTKIVATLGPATDKPETLEAIVRAGVDVVRLNFSHGEAADHQRRVQELRAASARVGKDVGVLGDLQGPKIRIEKFRDGKVTLKDGQAFTLDAQLPDNAGSSESVGLSYKALPSDVKTGDLLVLGDGEITLRVDSVKGARILCRVENGGELSDHKGINRQGGGLSAAALTDKDLRDVKFAEQLGVDYLAVSFPRDAADIERARSLLRAAGSKAGIVAKIERAEAIQNLDGIIKASDAVMVARGDLAVEIGDAELPGIQKLIIHRARELQRVVITATQMMESMIASPVPTRAEVLDVANAVMDGTDAVMLSAETAAGKYPVKTVEAMARVCEGAERQRVTLRSARRQEQHIERVDEAIAMAVMYTANHMDVKAIIALTESGSTPLWMSRISSGIPIYAMTRHEATRRRVTLYRGVYPVAFDVLHENADRVLESAVGELRKRELVKNGDYVICTKGELSGVTGGTNSFKILHVGA
- a CDS encoding 2-hydroxychromene-2-carboxylate isomerase, producing the protein MSVLECKMTRANWYFDVISPFAYLHLKLLHKLPESLEIEYVPVLLAGLLKHWDQKGPAEIPAKRTYTYRYVTWLAGNLGIPFKMPPSHPFNSLAAQRLLIAAGPNPANVAVAFDMIWQEGRDLQDPGEIAELGRRLGIKDAQATLADPGIKAKLKTNTDTAISKGVFGVPTFLIGEQLFWGQDSLEMMQDYLRDPGIFDTPQMKRAVDLPIGATRPQPLKS
- a CDS encoding phosphoglycerate kinase gives rise to the protein MHLIKMTDLDLRGKRVLIREDFNVPLDETGRITSDARIRAALPTIQQALKAGARVMLMSHLGRPKEGEFDAALSLAPVAARLSELLGVNVPLAGHWLKGVAVAPGAAVLCENVRFLKGEKKDDDALARKMAALCDIYVMDAFGTAHRAEASTHGVAKYAPIACAGPLLAGELEALARAMQNPARPLVAIVAGSKVSSKLTVLDALIKVVDQLIVGGGIANTFIAAAGHKIGKSLYEPDLIPEAKRLMETARARKGSVPLPVDVVVAREFAASAEADVRKVGEVGADEMILDIGPDTAELYAQFLKQAGTIVWNGPVGVFEFDQFGEGTRAVAEAVAESPAFSIAGGGDTLAALDKYGVADRISYISTGGGAFLEFLEGRKLPAVAMLEERSEGVRSEE